The genome window tactgaaaaatgagaaattgTAAGAATGACTTTCTGAACACCAAAATACTGCACTATTGTAAGATGGAGTTTCTGAAAACCAAAACAATATAGAACTTACGACAACGTAGCCCTGATATTCAACATACAACAgcaatttcttttaattagttACTGTTAGGTCCTAAAGCCTTCAGTCACCACAATCATAACTATGGTAACTTTTATCCACTTCTAACCATAAACCTTAAACAGATTATTCATTTGGCAAGTAGAAAGGTTTTCTGGATCACGGACATGGGGAAGAAGAGCAACTTCAACCTATGCTGGTTTCCAAGATTCACTGAGGCCAAGTAAAGGACTTAAAagtgaaactgagagaaaacaccagctgtaataattaataatagtaatgaaggaagatgaaggaaaagagGTAAAGTATATAAGGCTAAATAATGGGTGGAGTTAGGGCATATAGGATGATGCAAATACGATCAATAGAGTATACATGGTTAGTCCGCCTCTGACCAAAATCAGGACAATCTCGCACACGCCATCGTCTGGCTGCTTTTGGCCGaggttaagataaagaaaatgcaTCAGTCGGTATCTGACCTTACCAGAGTACAGAACAAAGCTCTCTCAAGTCAGATTAAGGTGCATCCACGGCTTCTGCATTAGCTTCAAAACATCCAGCTACGTCCCAAAGATGAGTAGCAATGCCGTGCTCTATTAATCCTGGATGCAAACACGCCTTAGCAATGCCTCCAGGTGATGCActgacagctctatccacccccaGGAGGCAGTTCCTTGTGGGATACCACCTCCAGTTTGTCAGAAGAGATGCTAACTGGCAATTGAAAACTGGTCTGTTAATTAGCTCTTTATGAATAATGGTAGCTGCTTTCAATAAAGCGTATCTAGCATTTATTAGAGGGaacttttaacatatttaacatACAAGGGCAGGGCACAGTTCCATTCAGGACACTGTCAAAGAACCCTTTAACTGTATGGGTTCTTGTAAATGAACCTCAACAGGGATACTAAACTGGCACTTTCAATGGAGGAAAAGTACCAGAAAAGATGAATGCGGAACAAAGGACCCTGTAAAATGACAATCCCAGTTGATTTCGATTAACTCATTtactttcaacattattttccagAATATTAATAAGGCATTTCTTTGGGTTAAAACAAGATGACATATTATAGTGTTCTTCATCCCATTCAtgacaaagcattttttttttcttgatattgttGATTCTTTACATGGAATCACAGATATATCTACTTTACACCTTTCAGTCTGGGTCAAAAGGTCTGAAGTTCTTTAACAAATTTAATTTACCAGTTTCTGGACAGCATAAGCCATCATAAAAGCAAGTTGCAATTGGCTCCAACTTTGAAGACAAAAATCTAATTTCCTTCTGGTTATCTTTCAGGACTGAGGGCCTGCCTGCCAAGCCTGAGAGATCATTTGGTGACCAGGTCAGAATGCAAtacatagaattttggcccaaggccaagcactgggacctatgaggtcattcagttctgaaaggGGTAttgattgtaaaaaggttttaaaggttaaCAGGACGAAAacttggcagttgcactatgaaacaattattaggagaggtggaaagttacgatggaagaaagagaatacggacagaggtgcggtaaaaggaatgacaggggttatAGCTAGAGGCAGAGAAGGGATGtcgcaaagaacctaaagtaaggTCTACAGTGAactgcatgtggtgcactgaaggCAGTTTCCTTCTATGGGGTTCAGAGAGCAGGATTTACCTTAAGACTTCCATTTCAGCGTCCAGAAAATTTGAGGATGTAGGAATTGCATTATCAATATATACATTAGCTCAATATTCAGGACTCATAAGGCTGGCTTAAAAAGATCTGCTTGCACCCTGAAGCAGAGGAATGTtggaaatacaatgaaaataaaaaggtaacaAGCAATGCAACTGAAGGGACACTGGGAAAGAAACCTATTCCATCTAGTAATGCTTCCTCCTACGGGGAACAAAGCCTCATGTTTTAATTATGGTTGAAAAATCATAGGTTTAATTTGGcctcttattttttgtttctgtgacaTTCACCTGACGTTGCATTTACGTTTTTTTTCAGACCATCCTTTATAAGCTTTACAAATTTCACAGCCATCGCCTTCATTTTGTTACTATATTTACCGTTCTGTTCAAACCAAGTAGGTTTCCTCAGAGGGAACAAGGTTAGGTCATCGACTTGCCAAGCAGAGAAAAGAACACAATCAGTTCATGAACAATGTATAACAATGTactcaattcattcatttaacttgAAGTACCCAGTCGTGTCAGACAATTTAGAAGTAAAGTGCAGTATATTCCGTATCATGAACCAGAGGTGGACTCACATACAATCATGAATTAAGGAGACTACTTAACAAGTGATGGAGTGGTTGCATCcaacaataacacaaacaaaagtTGTTACTGTTCCCCCCCAAGTTAAAATGCTATCTATGCAGCTGGGCTTTTGGAAGTACAAGGCTGATGAAACATCATCTTgcattttggaatggaatatagtaatttaggcttgaagccaaagCACTGGAACTGGGATTATTCAGCATTTtaatgaatttggtttgagaATAATAAGTCATGGGAATgaatttttgaattaaaaattaaaacctatcttaaaattattttaaaaattaacatttggcAAAAGCTGATATTCCCCATAAAAAACTTTTGCATTTAGGATATGTATATAAACTCTAGTGtacaaaatttccataaaaatgcttatatacaCAACTGCAAAAATGTATATACTACACTTGGCAACATACCAAGAGGTCAATATTAAATTTCACTATAGAGGTTAATGTCTCTAACGGAATGCAACTATGTTATTAACAACTAGACCTGGACCAAGCAGTTCTGCTATATCTCTGCCCACTAACCCATGTCTTTGCATGTTCATAATTTTAAACACATTCCTTTAAATACTATAAATAACACTTAATATTCTCCCCTTTATAAATCAAAGCAAAGGAACTTTAATATCTCATCAAGGTTCAAATGGATACATTGGTCACTCACTGAAAATGTGCTTGAACTATTAccgtattcagaagatgaaccctattcatatggaacaagcccacaggggccatggcTTGAAAcccaagcttccaaaaaatatggtgttcatctgaaagaagtaacagaaggtaataagaaatatcaggtattagaaatgaaaaataaattaactaattaataaacagataaaaatgtaagtaaccaataaaatacaaaaattgctttaaggtagtaatgcaacACATCTTTGCTTGAAGTCTTGAGGTTCCAAAAGCACAACATTCTGAGTCCAAGTTCAGTAAAGTGGGGCAATTACAGTGACAAGAAATCTCAATCTTTGTGAGAGTTCCTAGATAAGTTAAACAGACACCAAGGTAAATGAGGGCACTCATAAATACTGCCTACAATTTATTTAAGCAACAAGGGCAGAAGCAGTTGCTGATGCATATTTCCATGAGGGAGCCAAAACTCCCTTGGACTTGTAATAACGTGTGATACGATGGATACGGGATTCTACCAAGATAAGGCGGAACTTGGAGTCACGGTCCTTCCTGCAAGGGGAGAAACACAGAATGAAATAAAGGACGTTCTTCCTGTGACGTCTCCCTCCCAAACAAGATCATCAGTGAAAGTCAGCCAAGAATATTATCAACATTAAGCCACAGGACAGTCAGCTTCTCAAAAACAATTACCTGTTCCTTTCGAGATGCTTGCGGATGGCAACGGCCTTCTTGATGAGGTGGTACAAATCTTCAGGGATATCAGGGGCAAGACCCTTCGCCTTCAGCACGCGCAGAATCTTGTTTCCGGTGACAAACCTCACCTGGGCGACACCGTGGCTATCGCGAAGGATGACACCTACAAAGACAGGAACCAAATGAAACAAGACGGCTTGGAATGACTGACCTTAAAACTAAGGACAAGAAAAGATAACTTAGAATAATTAACCTTATGACTATGGAAAAGAACTTAGAATACAGTAACCTTAAAACTAGAGGAAAGTCAAGTAGAAATCTAGTCAGAACGACCCTAGAAAGCTTCAAAATCTACAATCGGCTGCACACTAACCTCTATAAAACTGGTACAGCAAAGAAAATACCTTTGAACTAGTAATTTAATCCTTAAAATAATGGTGGTGGTCAGGATTCCTTGATATGAATCCTTAGTAAACAACAAAAGCTCTCCAATTTGCTAACACCACAGAACAAAAAACTACCTCTGAAGCAaccgcaattttttctgttacAAGATACAGTACTAGTAAAAAAACAAGGTCCCTAACCGCGGTCAATCTTTTACACTCAACAATACTGTATTGCAACACTCCACTTCCACCTCTCCGTCATAATCACTTCTCGGGTTTCTTAAAATGGGATTTCCAGCTCCGTAGTACAATTTCTAATCATCACAAAACACAAACCCTTAGTTCAATGGCCTCAGATTTGGTGGATATTCCTTTGCCCATAGAAATGGAAGTCTGGATAACAACACTTGAATTGTAAGCAGCAAACTGTCTCCATACTTCCACCAATTCAAGCGTCTACCAATTTAATGTCTGACAAGGAACTGCTAGAACAATCTTGATGACCTAAACTAGCTTGACGACCAAGAGGTTTATTGGGATGCAAGCTTCGTCTCATCTCATGTCAGAGACAAGCTTAAAggctctttttactttttaatattcacCAAAATCAGGAAGAACTGGTGCATCCTAAAATAAACAATCCTTATTTAACAAGTCAAcgatttacacaaaaaaaaaaagggggcatttTAACAGGCAATTAAATTTCTATACATGAATACTATACTATAAATGAATGTCATCTCACTTTTCAAGACAGATTGCGCAGTATTGGTTGTGTTTGTGATGATTTTTATCCATTCTCATCTTGtgtatttccttaaattattCCATTTTGGTCTTCAATTACTCAACTACTACACCATAATCTTTTGGTTGTGCTTCCCTTCAGTGAGCATTtgttattttgatgatttttatccATTCTCATCTTGtgtatttccttaaattattCCATTTTGGTCTTCATTTACTCAACTACTACACCATAATCTTTTGGCCCTTACAACCGGCTTCCCTCCTGCTTCGTGTCGTAATTGTCACGCTAATCTACCACTATTCTCTTGAATTGGCTCTTCTTCCCTTAATTTTATCCTGTTACTCCAGCGCCTACTACCTGACAAACTACTGTCCTCCCATCCCACCACATGCAAAAACCATCTCCGTCTGCGAGAACCAATTAGAAA of Macrobrachium rosenbergii isolate ZJJX-2024 chromosome 34, ASM4041242v1, whole genome shotgun sequence contains these proteins:
- the RpS13 gene encoding small ribosomal subunit protein uS15 — encoded protein: MGRMHSRGKGISQSALPYRRSVPNWLKLTKEDVEEQIVKLAKKGLTPSQIGVILRDSHGVAQVRFVTGNKILRVLKAKGLAPDIPEDLYHLIKKAVAIRKHLERNRKDRDSKFRLILVESRIHRITRYYKSKGVLAPSWKYASATASALVA